In Xanthomonas theicola, a single genomic region encodes these proteins:
- a CDS encoding NADH-quinone oxidoreductase subunit J yields MDWVNIAFWIFATIAAVSAGAVISVRNSVYAVLCLILTFFSIACVWLLVGAEFLGVTLVLVYVGAVMVLFLFVVMMLDIDTARLRQGWVRYLPVGLVVAVAMLVQMVTLIGVKARTATPFPADNAAAQAADTSNITWLAKTLFTQFLLPFEFAAIILTVAVVAAVMLTLRKRTGIKTQNPGDQARVKAGDRLRIVKMDAEKPTLHTPAPAPQEGQP; encoded by the coding sequence ATGGATTGGGTAAATATCGCTTTCTGGATCTTCGCCACCATCGCCGCGGTCTCCGCCGGCGCGGTGATCAGCGTGCGCAACTCCGTGTATGCGGTGCTGTGCCTGATCCTGACCTTCTTCTCCATCGCCTGCGTGTGGCTGCTGGTGGGCGCCGAGTTCCTCGGCGTGACCCTGGTGCTGGTCTACGTCGGCGCGGTGATGGTGCTGTTCCTGTTCGTGGTGATGATGCTCGACATCGATACCGCGCGGCTGCGCCAGGGCTGGGTGCGCTACCTGCCGGTCGGGCTGGTGGTGGCGGTGGCGATGCTGGTGCAGATGGTCACCCTGATCGGGGTCAAGGCGCGGACCGCCACCCCGTTCCCGGCCGACAACGCCGCCGCGCAGGCCGCCGACACCTCCAACATCACCTGGCTGGCCAAGACCCTGTTCACCCAGTTCCTGCTGCCGTTCGAGTTCGCCGCGATCATCCTGACCGTGGCCGTGGTGGCGGCGGTGATGCTGACTCTGCGCAAGCGCACCGGCATCAAGACCCAGAATCCCGGCGACCAGGCCCGGGTCAAGGCCGGCGACCGCTTGCGCATCGTCAAGATGGACGCCGAAAAGCCCACGCTGCACACCCCGGCTCCGGCACCGCAGGAGGGCCAGCCATGA
- the nuoK gene encoding NADH-quinone oxidoreductase subunit NuoK, whose translation MITLGHLLALGAVLFCISLAGIFLNRKNVIVLLMSIELMLLSVNINFVAFSRELGDAAGQLFVFFILTVAAAEAAIGLAILVTLFRTRHTINVAEVDSLKG comes from the coding sequence ATGATCACCCTGGGTCACCTGCTGGCGCTCGGCGCGGTGCTGTTCTGCATCAGCCTGGCCGGCATCTTCCTCAACCGCAAGAACGTCATCGTGCTGCTGATGTCGATCGAGCTGATGCTGCTGTCGGTCAACATCAACTTCGTGGCGTTCTCGCGCGAACTCGGCGACGCCGCCGGCCAGCTGTTCGTGTTCTTCATCCTGACCGTGGCCGCGGCCGAGGCCGCCATCGGCCTCGCGATCCTGGTGACGCTGTTCCGTACCCGCCACACGATCAACGTGGCCGAAGTCGATTCGCTGAAGGGCTGA
- the nuoL gene encoding NADH-quinone oxidoreductase subunit L, translated as MDITLSKSLLIAVVLAPLLGSIIAGLFGRQVGRQGAQSVTILGVAVSCALSCWTLYQLVGQGAAPFNQNVYTFFEVGHYSAHVGFMVDRLTAMMMVVVTFVSLLVHVYTIGYMADDPGYQRFFSYISLFTFSMLSLVMSNNFLQLFFGWEAVGLVSYLLIGFWFKRPSAVFANMKAFLVNRVGDFGFILGIAGVLLWFGTLDYSTVFANATAVLGNEAVGGLAQVSLFQGHRWNVSTIICICLFIGAMGKSAQVPLHVWLPDSMEGPTPISALIHAATMVTAGIFMVARMSPLFELSQTALDFVLFVGATTAFFTGLIGIVQNDIKRVVAYSTLSQLGYMTVALGVSAYSAAVFHLMTHAFFKALLFLAAGSVIIGMHHEQDMRKMGGLRKYMPVTYWTSVIGTLALVGTPFFAGFYSKDTIIEAAAHHAHESHSWIATYGYWAVLGGVLVTSFYSFRLLFLTFHGKERFRDAPAHEAHAHHDGARTDAEAQAHAHDAHHDQAHDDHDHGHHGAHEPHESPWVVTVPLVLLAIPSIAIGFFTIGPMLFGTDWAGHHAAVAIKGQAVGFFSGIIDFYNPARDTVGALAEEFRGPVAFALHGLTQPPFFLTLAGFALAWILYLWKPALAAKARKTFSLPVWILENKYGLDKLWINGFAGAGLGLGKVSRAVDTHVVDGVMVNGTARVIDLAANLLRRTQSGFLYHYAFAMIIGLIALLGVLMHFWR; from the coding sequence ATGGACATCACTCTCTCCAAGAGTCTGCTGATCGCGGTGGTGCTTGCGCCGCTGCTCGGCAGCATCATCGCCGGCCTGTTTGGCCGCCAGGTCGGCCGCCAGGGCGCCCAGTCCGTCACCATCCTCGGCGTGGCGGTCAGCTGCGCGCTGTCGTGCTGGACCCTGTACCAGCTGGTCGGGCAGGGCGCGGCGCCGTTCAACCAGAACGTCTACACCTTCTTCGAGGTCGGCCACTATTCGGCCCACGTCGGCTTCATGGTCGACCGGCTGACCGCCATGATGATGGTGGTGGTGACCTTCGTGTCGCTGCTGGTGCACGTCTACACCATCGGCTACATGGCCGACGATCCGGGCTACCAGCGCTTCTTCAGCTACATCTCGCTGTTCACCTTCTCGATGCTGAGCCTGGTGATGAGCAACAACTTCCTGCAGCTGTTCTTCGGCTGGGAAGCGGTGGGCCTGGTCTCGTACCTGCTGATCGGTTTCTGGTTCAAGCGCCCCAGCGCGGTGTTCGCCAACATGAAGGCGTTCCTGGTCAACCGCGTCGGCGACTTCGGCTTCATCCTTGGCATCGCCGGCGTGCTGCTGTGGTTCGGCACGCTGGACTATTCCACCGTGTTCGCCAACGCCACCGCCGTGCTCGGCAACGAGGCCGTCGGGGGCCTGGCCCAGGTGTCGCTGTTCCAGGGCCATCGGTGGAACGTGTCGACGATCATCTGCATCTGCCTGTTCATCGGCGCGATGGGCAAGTCGGCGCAGGTGCCGCTGCACGTGTGGCTGCCGGACTCGATGGAAGGCCCGACCCCGATCTCGGCGCTGATCCATGCCGCGACCATGGTCACCGCCGGCATCTTCATGGTGGCGCGCATGTCGCCGCTGTTCGAGCTGTCGCAGACCGCGCTGGACTTCGTGCTGTTCGTCGGCGCCACCACCGCGTTCTTCACCGGCCTGATCGGCATCGTGCAGAACGACATCAAGCGCGTGGTCGCCTACTCGACGCTGTCGCAGCTGGGCTACATGACCGTGGCGCTGGGCGTGTCGGCGTACTCGGCGGCGGTGTTCCACCTGATGACCCACGCCTTCTTCAAGGCGCTGCTGTTCCTGGCCGCCGGCTCGGTGATCATCGGCATGCACCACGAGCAGGACATGCGCAAGATGGGCGGCCTGCGCAAGTACATGCCGGTCACCTACTGGACCAGCGTGATCGGCACCCTGGCGCTGGTCGGCACCCCGTTCTTCGCCGGCTTCTACTCCAAGGACACGATCATCGAGGCGGCCGCGCACCATGCGCACGAATCGCACAGCTGGATTGCGACCTATGGCTACTGGGCGGTGCTCGGCGGCGTGCTGGTCACCAGTTTCTACAGCTTCCGCCTGCTGTTCCTGACCTTCCACGGCAAGGAACGCTTCCGCGATGCGCCTGCGCACGAGGCGCACGCGCACCACGACGGCGCGCGCACCGACGCCGAGGCGCAGGCCCATGCCCACGACGCGCACCACGACCAGGCGCACGACGACCACGACCATGGCCACCACGGCGCGCACGAACCGCACGAGTCGCCGTGGGTGGTGACGGTGCCGCTGGTGCTGCTGGCGATCCCGTCGATCGCGATCGGCTTCTTCACCATCGGCCCGATGCTGTTTGGCACCGATTGGGCCGGGCACCATGCCGCGGTGGCCATCAAGGGCCAGGCGGTCGGTTTCTTCAGCGGCATCATCGACTTCTACAACCCGGCGCGCGACACCGTCGGCGCGCTGGCCGAGGAGTTCCGCGGCCCGGTCGCGTTCGCGCTGCACGGCCTGACCCAGCCGCCGTTCTTCCTGACCCTGGCCGGCTTCGCCCTGGCCTGGATCCTGTACCTGTGGAAGCCGGCACTGGCGGCGAAGGCGCGCAAGACGTTCTCGCTGCCGGTGTGGATCCTCGAGAACAAGTACGGTTTGGACAAGCTCTGGATCAACGGCTTCGCCGGCGCCGGTCTCGGCCTCGGCAAGGTGTCGCGTGCGGTGGATACGCATGTCGTGGACGGCGTCATGGTCAACGGCACCGCGCGCGTGATCGACCTGGCGGCCAATCTGCTGCGTCGCACGCAATCCGGTTTCCTCTATCACTACGCCTTCGCGATGATCATCGGTCTCATTGCCCTGCTGGGCGTGCTGATGCATTTCTGGCGTTGA
- a CDS encoding NADH-quinone oxidoreductase subunit M, which translates to MSNWPLLTLLIWLPILGGALILALRDAKAARWASLLVALLTFALSLPLLTGFDYASDALQFVETHAWIPAYDIGYNLGADGIAVALIVLTTLVTVLALIGAWTSIEKRVNQYVAAFLILEGVTVGIFAATDAMLFYVFFEAMLIPMFLIIGIWGGPRRIYAAVKFFLYTFLGSVLMLVGLIYLYLKGGSFQLADLYQLSLSSKEQTWLFFAFLIAFAVKVPMFPVHTWLPDAHVEAPTAGSVILAAIALKIGGYGFLRFNLPILPDASNEWAGLVIALSLIAVIYVGLVALVQDDMKKLIAYSSIAHMGFVTLGAFVAFALVGFGSTDAARLGLQGAMVQMISHGFVSGAMFSCVGVLYDRMHTRRIADYGGVANVMPWFAAFAMLFFMANAGLPGTSGFVGEFMVIMASFQAHPLLAFAAATTLVITAAYTLWLYRRVFFGEVANAHVAELKDINGREALVLGVFAVGVLVLGLYPKPLTDLMEPSIAKLAAQIATSKL; encoded by the coding sequence GTGTCGAACTGGCCCCTGCTTACTCTCCTGATCTGGCTGCCGATCCTCGGCGGCGCGCTGATCCTCGCGTTGCGCGACGCCAAGGCGGCGCGCTGGGCGTCGCTGCTGGTCGCGTTGCTGACCTTCGCCCTCAGCCTGCCGCTGCTCACCGGCTTCGACTACGCCAGCGACGCGCTGCAGTTCGTCGAGACCCATGCGTGGATCCCGGCCTACGACATCGGCTACAACCTCGGCGCCGACGGCATCGCGGTGGCGCTGATCGTGCTGACCACGCTGGTCACGGTGCTGGCGCTGATCGGCGCCTGGACCTCGATCGAGAAGCGTGTCAACCAGTACGTGGCCGCGTTCCTGATCCTGGAAGGCGTCACCGTCGGCATCTTCGCCGCCACTGACGCGATGCTGTTCTACGTGTTCTTCGAGGCGATGCTGATCCCGATGTTCCTGATCATCGGCATCTGGGGCGGCCCGCGCCGCATCTACGCCGCGGTCAAGTTCTTCCTGTACACCTTCCTCGGCTCGGTGCTGATGCTGGTCGGGTTGATCTACCTGTACCTGAAGGGCGGCAGCTTCCAGCTCGCCGACCTGTACCAGCTCTCGCTGAGCTCCAAGGAGCAGACCTGGCTGTTCTTCGCCTTCCTGATCGCCTTCGCGGTCAAGGTGCCGATGTTCCCGGTGCATACCTGGCTGCCGGACGCGCACGTGGAGGCGCCGACCGCCGGTTCGGTGATCCTGGCCGCGATCGCGCTGAAGATCGGCGGTTACGGCTTCCTGCGCTTCAACCTGCCGATCCTGCCCGACGCCAGCAACGAATGGGCCGGGCTGGTGATCGCGCTGTCGCTGATCGCGGTGATCTACGTCGGCCTGGTCGCGCTGGTGCAGGACGACATGAAGAAGCTGATCGCGTATTCGTCGATCGCGCACATGGGTTTCGTCACCCTGGGCGCCTTCGTCGCCTTCGCCCTGGTCGGCTTCGGCAGCACCGACGCCGCGCGCCTGGGCCTGCAGGGCGCGATGGTGCAGATGATCTCGCACGGCTTCGTGTCCGGCGCCATGTTCTCCTGCGTCGGCGTGCTCTACGACCGCATGCATACCCGCCGCATCGCCGACTACGGCGGCGTGGCCAACGTGATGCCGTGGTTCGCCGCGTTCGCGATGCTGTTCTTCATGGCCAATGCCGGCCTGCCGGGCACCAGCGGGTTCGTCGGCGAGTTCATGGTGATCATGGCCAGCTTCCAGGCGCACCCGCTGCTGGCCTTCGCCGCGGCGACCACCCTGGTGATCACCGCCGCCTACACGCTGTGGCTGTACCGGCGCGTGTTCTTCGGCGAGGTGGCCAATGCGCACGTGGCCGAGCTGAAGGACATCAACGGCCGCGAGGCGCTGGTGCTGGGCGTGTTCGCGGTGGGCGTGCTGGTCCTGGGCCTGTATCCGAAGCCGCTGACCGACCTGATGGAACCCTCGATCGCAAAGCTGGCGGCGCAGATCGCCACCAGCAAGCTGTAA